One segment of Aquimarina sp. BL5 DNA contains the following:
- a CDS encoding PAS domain S-box protein — translation MKRELYSLIKEDESIFNFIQQFALDGLWFWDLKNPENEWMNPKFWTTLGYDPEEMPHKASAWQNIINQCDLESALKNFKKHCKNPNHPYDQVVRYQHRLGHTIWIHCKGIVIRDSDNKPFRMIGAHIDVTKIKKTELQLRKQIEKYQHVIDGTNLGIWEWNAQTGQTVFNERWAQTLGYTLLELEPVSIKTWVRSMHPEDLEKSNQLFQKHFKGETSSYECEVRMRHNNGSWIWVLNKGKIVSVNAKGEPEWVIGTQQEITKQKNDLEKHKVFIEQAPGAIAMFDTKMCYIAHSKKWLKDYNIKDENIIGKSHYDIFPEIGERWKKDHKDCINGKILESDEDHFERTDGTIQWLSWKLHPWYKSNNKVGGIIMLTEDITKAKKIENQLKLSEKKFRENFENAAIGMAVVGLDGTWLEVNNSLSTMLGYTQKELKSLSFQEITHKDDLRKDLDFIQKMISNEISFCHIEKRYIHKSGKDVYVILSVSIMKDENNKPLHFIAQISDITPRVYAREKLKNTLTQLEGILEASSQVSIIGTDVDGIIRTFNKGAENLLGYNRVNIIGKENILILHNEKEILNRSKELAADFNKNVVDFGVFTFLPNIQNYETREWTYVKKSGIEFPVQVTTTAIKENEKIIGYLSVAADISNIKKIEKEIKNLLDVANNQNRRLQNFAHIVSHNLKSHSGNFGMLLDIYCNEKPIESKHEIISLLRSASNNLTDTINHLNQVVILNSKNKLDLKSINLHKRINKIINGIWIKAKDSGVAINNKVDKDIMILGIDAYLDSIILNFLTNGIKYCCESRESYINVSTSLNKKFVIISFEDNGLGIDLKKHREKLFGMYKTFHRNKDSRGIGLFITKNQVEALGGKIEVESEVNKGTIFKVYMKYEKH, via the coding sequence GGCTTCTGCTTGGCAAAATATTATAAATCAGTGTGATCTTGAATCAGCACTAAAAAACTTTAAAAAACACTGTAAAAACCCAAACCACCCATATGACCAAGTAGTTAGATATCAGCATAGATTAGGGCATACTATTTGGATTCATTGTAAAGGAATTGTTATTAGAGACTCAGATAACAAACCTTTTCGAATGATCGGCGCACATATTGATGTTACCAAAATTAAGAAGACAGAATTACAGCTCAGAAAACAGATAGAAAAATATCAACACGTTATTGATGGTACTAATTTAGGAATTTGGGAATGGAATGCACAAACAGGTCAAACTGTTTTTAATGAAAGATGGGCGCAAACACTTGGGTATACTTTATTGGAACTAGAACCGGTTTCTATCAAAACATGGGTTCGGTCAATGCATCCTGAAGATTTGGAAAAATCCAATCAATTATTTCAAAAACATTTTAAAGGAGAAACCTCTTCTTATGAATGCGAAGTTCGGATGAGACACAATAACGGATCTTGGATATGGGTTTTGAACAAGGGTAAGATAGTGAGTGTAAATGCTAAAGGCGAACCTGAATGGGTAATAGGGACCCAACAAGAAATCACAAAACAGAAGAATGATTTAGAAAAACACAAAGTATTTATAGAGCAAGCACCAGGAGCAATAGCAATGTTTGATACTAAAATGTGCTACATAGCTCACTCTAAAAAGTGGCTAAAAGATTATAATATCAAAGATGAAAATATTATAGGTAAATCTCATTATGATATTTTTCCAGAAATTGGAGAACGTTGGAAAAAAGATCATAAAGATTGTATTAACGGTAAAATTTTAGAGTCTGATGAAGATCATTTTGAACGAACAGATGGAACCATCCAATGGTTATCTTGGAAATTACACCCCTGGTATAAAAGTAATAATAAAGTTGGTGGGATTATTATGCTCACAGAAGATATTACTAAAGCCAAAAAGATAGAAAATCAACTAAAACTAAGTGAAAAAAAATTTAGAGAAAATTTTGAAAATGCAGCAATAGGAATGGCTGTCGTCGGATTAGATGGAACGTGGTTAGAAGTGAATAATAGCCTATCTACTATGTTAGGATATACACAAAAAGAATTAAAATCACTAAGCTTTCAAGAGATTACCCACAAGGACGACTTAAGAAAGGATCTTGATTTTATTCAAAAAATGATTTCCAACGAAATATCATTTTGTCATATTGAAAAAAGATACATCCATAAAAGTGGAAAAGATGTTTATGTAATCTTATCTGTTTCAATTATGAAAGATGAGAACAATAAACCTCTTCATTTTATTGCTCAGATCTCGGATATTACTCCACGTGTTTATGCTAGAGAAAAATTAAAAAACACATTAACTCAATTAGAAGGAATTCTAGAAGCTAGTTCTCAAGTAAGTATTATTGGGACTGATGTTGATGGCATCATTAGAACTTTTAATAAAGGAGCGGAAAACCTTCTTGGCTACAATAGAGTTAACATTATAGGGAAAGAAAACATTCTAATTCTTCATAATGAAAAAGAGATCTTAAATCGCAGTAAAGAATTAGCTGCAGACTTTAACAAAAATGTTGTCGATTTTGGAGTTTTTACTTTTTTGCCAAACATTCAAAACTATGAAACTAGAGAATGGACTTATGTAAAGAAGAGCGGAATAGAATTTCCCGTACAAGTTACAACAACAGCTATAAAAGAAAACGAAAAGATTATTGGATATTTATCTGTCGCAGCAGATATTAGTAATATTAAAAAAATTGAGAAAGAGATAAAAAATCTACTTGATGTTGCTAATAATCAAAATAGAAGACTTCAAAATTTTGCTCATATTGTATCTCATAATCTAAAATCTCATTCAGGTAATTTTGGGATGTTATTGGATATATATTGTAATGAAAAACCTATCGAATCTAAACATGAAATAATTAGTCTTTTACGATCCGCGTCCAATAATTTAACCGACACGATAAATCACCTTAATCAAGTTGTTATACTTAATAGCAAAAATAAGCTTGATCTAAAATCAATTAATTTACATAAGCGGATAAATAAAATTATCAACGGAATTTGGATAAAAGCAAAGGACTCTGGAGTTGCTATCAATAACAAAGTGGATAAGGATATTATGATTTTAGGAATTGATGCTTATTTAGACAGTATTATACTTAATTTCCTAACAAATGGTATAAAATATTGTTGTGAAAGTAGAGAGAGCTATATCAATGTAAGCACTAGTTTGAACAAAAAATTTGTTATAATATCTTTTGAAGATAATGGTTTAGGAATTGATCTCAAGAAACATAGAGAAAAACTTTTTGGAATGTATAAAACATTTCATAGAAATAAGGATTCTAGAGGTATCGGTTTGTTCATTACTAAGAACCAAGTTGAAGCTTTAGGAGGTAAGATTGAAGTAGAAAGTGAAGTTAATAAAGGTACAATTTTTAAAGTGTATATGAAGTATGAAAAACATTGA
- a CDS encoding response regulator, with amino-acid sequence MKNIDLACIIDDDQIFIYGIKRAMELVDFCKSFLIYNDGQEALDSLKSIISANEKLPDIILLDLNMPILDGWQFLDEFINIPVSKKVHIYIVSSSVDPKDILKAKSYEAVSNYIVKPITMDKLKDILEKEVEPN; translated from the coding sequence ATGAAAAACATTGATTTAGCTTGCATTATTGATGATGATCAAATATTTATCTATGGCATAAAAAGAGCGATGGAATTAGTTGATTTTTGCAAAAGTTTCCTAATTTACAACGATGGTCAGGAAGCATTAGATTCTTTAAAATCTATTATATCTGCAAATGAAAAATTACCTGATATTATTCTATTAGACCTTAATATGCCCATCTTGGATGGATGGCAATTTTTAGATGAATTTATTAATATCCCAGTCTCCAAAAAAGTTCATATATATATCGTTTCTTCATCTGTTGATCCAAAAGATATTTTGAAAGCAAAATCATATGAAGCAGTAAGTAATTATATTGTAAAACCCATTACCATGGATAAATTAAAAGATATATTAGAAAAAGAAGTTGAACCTAATTAA
- a CDS encoding M23/M56 family metallopeptidase, translating to MNNFFIHLVQASICLAVLYSLYYVFFRKLTFHKINRTLLLLLLPISLCLPFLNQIEIQIANQALIIPDFDDILLIKNPTQEVSLEPSEPSEKDWNPIRLLSFVYSIGMFVCLLKLLLSITQLYKLKKKSETFIKDGVCFIAADIQSIFSCFRWIFIPKDKINEIHPSILEHEKVHIKLGHTIDLIIIEIYLVVFWFNPFSYLFRKSIKSIHEYQADQYVINSQFKKSNYLELLAKNLGAKQNIQLHSYFNHSLIKKRIDMITKTNSNQKNLIRYILLIPVLAILFMAFVKPTSNNHILEQVLTEEIIIETPPSVFPIQNGSKDDITAAYGKNFNHPVRKKKEFHGGIDIRAKIGTPIIATANGTITLAESQGDWGNLIVISHADGYETWYAHLENFNIKKDQQVQKGQVIGFSGNTGLSTGPHLHYEVKHNGKRLNPMDYFE from the coding sequence ATGAATAATTTTTTCATACACCTTGTACAGGCAAGTATCTGTTTAGCTGTTTTATACAGTTTGTATTATGTTTTCTTTAGAAAATTAACTTTTCACAAAATCAATAGAACATTATTATTGCTTCTATTGCCAATATCACTATGCCTTCCTTTCTTAAATCAGATAGAAATTCAAATTGCAAATCAAGCTCTTATCATACCAGATTTTGATGATATTTTACTCATAAAGAATCCAACTCAAGAAGTCTCTTTGGAACCTTCTGAACCTTCCGAAAAAGATTGGAATCCAATTCGTTTACTATCGTTTGTTTATAGTATCGGTATGTTTGTCTGTCTACTAAAACTACTATTATCCATTACACAACTATACAAGCTAAAGAAAAAATCCGAAACCTTCATTAAAGATGGAGTTTGCTTTATTGCTGCGGACATACAGAGTATATTCTCTTGTTTTCGTTGGATTTTCATTCCAAAAGATAAAATCAATGAAATCCATCCATCGATCTTAGAGCATGAGAAAGTACATATAAAACTTGGTCATACCATCGATCTAATAATAATAGAAATATACCTGGTTGTATTCTGGTTTAATCCATTTTCATATTTATTCAGAAAATCTATCAAGTCAATTCACGAGTATCAAGCAGATCAATATGTAATTAACAGTCAATTCAAAAAATCAAATTATTTAGAACTCCTGGCAAAAAATCTAGGAGCAAAACAAAACATACAATTACATAGTTACTTCAATCATTCATTAATCAAAAAACGAATAGACATGATCACAAAAACAAATTCTAATCAAAAAAATCTTATCCGATACATTTTGCTCATTCCCGTTCTGGCAATACTTTTTATGGCATTTGTAAAACCTACATCTAATAATCATATTCTAGAACAAGTATTGACAGAAGAAATAATCATAGAAACCCCTCCTTCTGTTTTCCCAATCCAAAATGGATCAAAAGATGATATCACAGCTGCTTATGGTAAAAACTTTAACCATCCGGTACGAAAAAAGAAAGAATTCCACGGTGGTATCGATATTAGAGCAAAAATAGGGACTCCAATTATTGCCACTGCAAATGGGACTATTACGCTTGCTGAAAGCCAAGGTGATTGGGGAAACCTAATCGTCATTTCTCACGCCGATGGTTACGAAACTTGGTATGCGCATCTGGAAAATTTCAATATAAAGAAAGATCAACAAGTCCAAAAAGGTCAGGTTATAGGTTTTAGCGGAAATACTGGACTTTCTACTGGACCTCATCTTCATTATGAAGTAAAACATAATGGAAAAAGATTAAATCCTATGGATTATTTTGAATAG
- a CDS encoding BlaI/MecI/CopY family transcriptional regulator, translating to MKDLTKAEEQIMRYLWKLEKAFLKNIVEQFPEPRPAYTTISTVIRTLVTKKFISFTTYGRIKEYYPLISKEIYFKNHFKGVVKNFFSGSISKFAMFFTNDEDLNVSELEKMKLLIQEKIDKLKKEDE from the coding sequence ATGAAAGATTTAACAAAGGCAGAAGAGCAGATTATGAGATACTTGTGGAAGCTTGAAAAAGCATTTCTAAAAAATATTGTAGAACAATTTCCTGAACCACGACCTGCCTACACCACTATATCAACTGTAATTAGAACTTTGGTCACCAAAAAGTTTATAAGCTTTACTACTTATGGAAGAATAAAAGAGTATTATCCACTTATATCCAAGGAAATCTATTTCAAAAACCATTTTAAAGGAGTTGTCAAAAACTTCTTTAGTGGATCCATAAGTAAGTTTGCCATGTTTTTCACAAATGATGAAGATTTAAATGTGAGTGAATTAGAAAAAATGAAACTGCTTATTCAAGAAAAAATAGATAAACTAAAAAAAGAAGATGAATAA
- a CDS encoding FecR family protein — translation MKSYLGLIEKYLEDKISPEEREILKSWVSENEEHKNIFTKEVAEWSAAKKEISVDSHKAYDRFVSTIQKEEHKKGKVRSLQSWKRVMQYAAILVGVLVITYYAVKSNPVVITNDNNIVTTESLEEDKIKIIQEDGTITYLDFDDKTDIINAKGKLIGKKDRDKLIVSNTKNGEEIEYLEISIPKGKIFQLSLSDGTKVWLNAASTLKFPKNFVASESNRVVHLQGEAFFDVTTNKTQPFIVNTASIDVEVLGTQFNVSSYQEDATVKTTLVEGSVAIIDSEDQNKLSTLVPNDQAVYTKQNKGLDQKKVNTEIYTAWMYRKMTIQDESFASVIKRLERTYDIEIINTNDRLNKTRFTGEFDVENVRQILNVFSETIDFTYTIENKRIVIAP, via the coding sequence ATGAAAAGTTACTTAGGGCTCATAGAAAAATATTTAGAGGATAAGATTTCTCCTGAAGAAAGAGAAATACTAAAGTCTTGGGTGTCAGAGAATGAGGAACATAAAAATATTTTTACTAAAGAAGTAGCAGAATGGAGTGCAGCTAAAAAAGAGATTTCTGTAGATTCACATAAAGCCTATGATCGTTTTGTAAGCACCATTCAAAAAGAAGAACATAAAAAAGGTAAAGTTCGTTCATTGCAATCATGGAAAAGAGTGATGCAATACGCCGCTATACTTGTAGGTGTTTTAGTTATAACATATTATGCAGTCAAATCTAATCCAGTAGTTATAACAAATGATAATAATATTGTAACCACAGAATCTTTAGAAGAAGATAAAATTAAAATAATACAAGAAGATGGTACAATAACGTATCTTGATTTTGATGATAAGACGGATATAATCAATGCTAAAGGTAAGCTCATCGGAAAAAAAGATAGAGATAAGTTAATAGTATCCAATACTAAAAATGGTGAAGAAATAGAGTACTTAGAAATATCCATTCCCAAAGGAAAAATATTCCAATTAAGCTTATCTGATGGAACTAAAGTTTGGTTAAACGCAGCTAGTACGCTTAAGTTTCCTAAAAACTTTGTAGCATCAGAATCTAATAGAGTAGTACACTTACAAGGAGAAGCTTTTTTTGATGTAACTACTAATAAAACGCAGCCTTTTATAGTAAACACAGCAAGTATAGATGTGGAAGTATTAGGGACACAGTTTAATGTTTCTTCTTATCAAGAAGATGCTACTGTAAAAACTACTTTGGTAGAAGGATCTGTAGCAATAATTGATTCAGAAGATCAAAACAAACTGTCAACATTGGTTCCTAATGATCAGGCAGTATATACAAAACAGAATAAAGGTTTAGATCAAAAGAAGGTGAATACGGAAATATACACTGCGTGGATGTATAGAAAAATGACCATACAAGATGAATCTTTTGCCTCCGTAATAAAAAGATTAGAAAGAACCTATGATATAGAAATTATAAATACGAATGATAGATTAAATAAGACAAGATTTACCGGAGAATTTGATGTAGAAAATGTAAGACAGATTCTAAACGTATTTTCAGAAACTATAGATTTTACCTACACTATAGAGAATAAACGAATTGTTATCGCCCCCTAA
- a CDS encoding TonB-dependent receptor: MRLTLVLFCFSILQMMATSSFSQGKIELNLKQATIAEALEEIKSQTSYKFFYINDEVNLNQKTSIRVKKETINRVLSILFENTDISYSIIGKQVVLKKAPFTKEKLKVIREVKGNVKDSNGSPLPGANIVVKGTTIGAQTDFEGNFTINMPDDNNILVISYIGFETKEVDVTGKDFITVTLKDASAQLDDVVIVGSRNPSRTATETAVPIDVIDITQIATQGPQTSVNEILNYVAPSFTSQTQTVSDGTDHIDPASLRGLGPDQVLVLINGKRRHNTALVNVNGTVGAGSVGTDLNAIPTAAIQRIEVLRDGAAAQYGSDAIAGVINIVLKKGTNKLDLTLTTGANFSKNSNQFDGGSDGEKVVLDVNYGLPIGENGGYINFTGSLSTREPALRNRDYQGDIFRGFHGAERVFAAGGGNVAEMTLADYQTASQNISYIDQVTRDQIAALDVTDPADIDTFRGLLDFDADEDELSARGLTRTDFRFKVGTAKLREGKFFANMSIPLGEDAEFYSFGGISYREGLASGFYRRPAQGDGRANTPAFPNGFLPNIGTDIVDKSIAMGIKGKVKDWNVDFSNTYGINIFDITVGNSSNGTLGVATPRSFDAGALSFMQNTTNLDIGRFYEDIFSGLNVAMGAEYKVENYTITAGEEASYTSYDINGNIVTSTTPDTDLVRNNFTGAVLGGGSQVFRGYDPNNETDEYRNSIAGYIDLEADFTEKWLVSLAGRYENFSDFGDTFNYKLATRYKVTEKFSVRGANSTGFRAPSLHQQFFSRTSTVFVDNQPFEQGTFTNNSRAAALIGIAQLKEETSSSFSLGLTAKIQNFTITADAYLISIDDRIVYSGSFGNGGDPELTQIFEDAGATSARFFVNAIDTKSQGIDVVISHKANFGEDMVLKNDLSATFAKTEVEEIRVPERIASAGQSVNFFDGQEEAFLTLAQPRTKLSLTNVLSFGRYDILLRNVFFGEVTDPDDFNGDPRVDGTVVSDDAVYGGKVVTDLSFSAKLLENLNVTIGANNLLDVYPDENREGGTAGDQFVYSRRTSQFGYSGRFLFARVNFSL; this comes from the coding sequence ATGAGGCTTACACTAGTTTTATTTTGTTTTTCCATCTTACAGATGATGGCAACATCCAGCTTTTCGCAGGGTAAAATAGAACTGAATTTAAAACAAGCAACAATTGCTGAAGCATTAGAAGAGATTAAAAGTCAAACTTCCTATAAGTTCTTCTATATTAATGATGAGGTCAATCTGAATCAAAAGACCTCGATTAGGGTTAAAAAAGAAACTATAAATAGAGTTTTGTCAATTCTTTTTGAGAATACAGATATTTCGTATTCAATTATCGGAAAGCAAGTTGTACTAAAAAAAGCACCGTTTACTAAAGAAAAACTAAAGGTTATTCGTGAAGTAAAAGGGAATGTTAAAGACTCTAATGGAAGTCCACTTCCAGGAGCAAATATTGTAGTAAAAGGCACTACTATTGGTGCTCAAACGGATTTTGAGGGAAATTTTACAATCAATATGCCAGATGACAATAATATATTGGTTATCTCTTATATTGGTTTTGAAACAAAAGAAGTTGATGTTACTGGAAAAGATTTTATTACGGTAACCTTAAAAGATGCATCTGCACAGTTAGACGATGTGGTGATTGTAGGATCCAGAAATCCTAGTCGTACGGCTACAGAAACAGCGGTTCCTATTGATGTAATTGATATTACGCAAATAGCTACACAAGGTCCGCAGACTTCGGTAAATGAAATTCTTAATTATGTAGCTCCTTCATTTACTTCGCAGACGCAAACCGTTTCTGATGGAACAGACCATATAGATCCGGCATCATTACGTGGATTAGGACCTGACCAGGTATTGGTATTGATTAACGGAAAAAGAAGACATAACACGGCATTAGTAAATGTAAACGGAACGGTAGGTGCAGGAAGTGTTGGTACAGATTTAAATGCTATTCCAACGGCGGCAATCCAGCGGATAGAAGTATTAAGAGATGGAGCAGCAGCGCAATATGGTTCTGATGCAATTGCTGGTGTGATCAACATTGTGTTGAAAAAGGGAACAAATAAATTAGATCTTACATTAACTACAGGAGCTAATTTTAGCAAAAATTCTAATCAGTTTGATGGAGGAAGTGATGGCGAAAAGGTAGTATTGGATGTGAACTATGGATTACCAATAGGAGAGAATGGTGGATATATCAATTTTACAGGATCCTTATCCACGAGAGAACCTGCACTGCGTAATCGAGATTATCAAGGTGATATTTTTAGAGGGTTTCATGGAGCAGAACGAGTATTTGCAGCTGGCGGCGGAAATGTAGCAGAAATGACTTTAGCTGATTATCAAACAGCTTCACAAAATATTTCATATATAGATCAGGTAACCAGAGATCAGATAGCTGCTTTGGATGTTACAGATCCTGCAGATATAGATACATTTAGAGGTTTATTAGATTTTGATGCAGATGAAGACGAATTGTCTGCACGTGGATTAACACGTACAGATTTTAGATTTAAAGTCGGTACTGCTAAGTTGAGAGAAGGAAAATTCTTTGCTAATATGTCAATTCCATTAGGAGAAGATGCAGAATTCTACAGTTTTGGAGGAATTAGCTATAGAGAAGGGCTCGCTTCTGGTTTTTATAGAAGACCAGCACAAGGAGATGGTAGGGCTAATACACCAGCTTTTCCAAACGGATTCTTACCTAACATAGGAACGGATATCGTAGATAAATCTATTGCTATGGGAATCAAAGGAAAAGTAAAAGACTGGAATGTGGATTTCTCCAATACATATGGAATTAACATCTTTGATATTACCGTTGGTAATTCTAGTAATGGAACTTTAGGAGTGGCAACACCCAGAAGTTTTGATGCTGGAGCTTTGAGTTTTATGCAGAATACAACCAATCTGGATATTGGTAGATTTTATGAAGATATTTTTAGTGGATTGAATGTGGCAATGGGTGCAGAGTATAAAGTAGAAAATTATACAATTACCGCAGGTGAAGAAGCGTCTTATACTAGTTATGATATCAATGGCAATATTGTGACTAGTACAACGCCTGATACAGATCTAGTACGGAATAATTTTACAGGAGCCGTGCTCGGTGGAGGGTCACAGGTATTTAGAGGATATGATCCTAATAATGAAACGGATGAATATAGAAACAGTATTGCAGGATATATTGATCTGGAAGCTGATTTTACAGAAAAATGGTTAGTAAGTCTTGCGGGGCGATATGAAAACTTCTCTGATTTTGGAGATACGTTTAATTACAAACTGGCAACACGTTATAAAGTGACTGAAAAATTTTCTGTTCGTGGAGCAAATAGTACAGGATTTAGAGCGCCTTCATTGCATCAACAATTCTTTAGCAGAACCAGTACAGTTTTTGTAGATAATCAACCTTTTGAACAAGGAACTTTTACTAATAATAGTAGGGCAGCAGCATTAATTGGGATAGCTCAACTAAAAGAAGAAACCTCTAGTAGCTTTAGTTTAGGCCTTACTGCCAAAATTCAGAATTTTACAATTACAGCAGATGCGTATTTGATTAGCATTGATGATAGAATTGTATATAGTGGAAGTTTTGGAAATGGAGGAGATCCTGAGTTAACCCAGATATTCGAAGATGCCGGGGCTACAAGTGCTAGATTCTTTGTCAATGCTATAGATACTAAATCTCAGGGTATCGATGTAGTTATTTCTCATAAAGCAAATTTTGGAGAAGATATGGTACTTAAAAATGACCTTTCTGCAACATTTGCCAAGACCGAAGTAGAAGAAATTCGTGTTCCTGAAAGGATTGCTAGTGCTGGTCAAAGTGTTAATTTCTTTGATGGACAGGAAGAGGCATTCCTAACGCTTGCACAACCAAGAACTAAACTGAGTTTAACGAATGTTTTATCTTTTGGGAGATATGATATTTTATTAAGAAATGTATTCTTTGGAGAAGTGACTGATCCTGATGATTTTAATGGAGATCCAAGAGTAGATGGGACTGTGGTGAGTGATGATGCCGTGTATGGAGGAAAAGTCGTTACAGATCTTTCTTTTTCAGCAAAATTGCTAGAAAATCTTAATGTAACTATTGGAGCTAATAATTTGTTAGATGTGTATCCCGATGAGAATAGAGAAGGAGGAACGGCTGGTGATCAGTTTGTGTATTCCAGAAGGACTTCGCAGTTCGGATATTCTGGTAGATTTTTATTTGCAAGAGTCAATTTTAGCCTTTAG